Sequence from the Microbacterium dextranolyticum genome:
GCCAGCGCGATGGCGTTCTCGAAGGCATCCCGCGTGAGGATGTCGCGGGTCGTGATGCCCTGACGCAGCAGGTTCACCACCGCTTCGCCGGAGCGGTGCGCGAAGTAGTCGCGGCGGCGATCGGCCGACGGCGGAGCCGCGGAACCGGGGAGGGAGAGGCCGAGCGCCTCGGCCACCGAGGCCATCGTGTTGGCCGTGTACATGCCGCCGCAGGCGCCCTCGCCGGGAGCGATCGCGCATTCGATGCGCTTCAGGTCGGCCTCGCTCATCTTGCCCGCGAGACACGCGCCCACCGCCTCGAACGAATCGATGATCGTGACGTCCTTCTCGGTGCCGTCGGAGAGCTTCACCCAGCCGGGGGCGATCGAGCCCGCGTAGAGGAAGACGCTCGACAGGTCGAGTCGCGCAGAGGCCATGAGCATGCCGGGAATGGACTTGTCGCAGCCGGCGAGGAGCACGGTGCCGTCGAGCCGCTCGGCCATGACCACGGTCTCGACGGAGTCGGCGATCACCTCGCGCGACACGAGCGAGAAGTGCATGCCCTCGTGCCCCATCGAGATGCCGTCGGAGACCGAGATCGTCCCGAACTGCAGCGGGTATCCGCCGCCGGCGTGCACGCCCTCCTTCGCGCCCTGCGCGAGCCGGTCGAGGCTCAGGTTGCACGGGGTGATCTCGTTCCAGCTCGACGCGATGCCGATCTGAGGCTTGTCCCAATCCTCGTCGCCCATGCCGACGGCGCGGAGCATGCCGCGAGACGTCGTCGCCTCGATGCCGTCGGTGACGGCACGACTGCGTGGCTTGATGTCGACCTGGGGAGCGTTGTTCGTCGCGTTCACGGGCGACGGGTCCGTTGCGTCCGGCATCCTCGAAGTCTATTCCCGTGCCTGGCCGCGGGCTTGTGCGAGACGCACAAGCATCTCCGCGAGCTCTGGGATGTCGTCGACACGCACGTCCGCCGCCGTCTCCCCCGCTCCCACGCGCACGCCGACGTCGTCCGTGCCGAGCGCGCGCAACGCGTCTTCATCGGTGATGTCGTCACCGGCGAAGAGCACCGCCGAGGCATCCGTGGCCTGTCGCAGCCATGCCACGGCGTCGTCCTTTCCGATGTCGCGGAAGGCGTACTCGACGATGTCGTGCCCGGTGCGACGTCGCCAGCCCGGCGCCCGCGTCGCGACGAGGTCGTCGATCCTCGCGTGCAGGTCGCCCCGGAGCGGTGGTGCGACTGTGCGCGTCGGCACCGCGAAACCGAAGGTCTTCGGCTCGATCCATGCGCCGGGGACGCTCGCGGCGATGGACTCCGCCCGCGCACGGAGCTCGTCTCGCACGGTGCGCTCCTGCAGGGTCGGCTCCTCGGGAGACGCACCATCGGGTGTCCATCTCTCGGCGCCGTGCGATCCGGCGAGCAGGACGTCGGAGTCGTCCTCGTGCTCGGCGATCACGCGCAGGTCGTGCAGGCTGCGCCCCGAGACGAGCGCGACCGTGGTTCCGGGGGCCTGCCGCAGCGCGTCGAAGGCGACGCGCGCTCGCGGGTGCATCCGTGCCTGCATCGGGTCGTCGATGAGCGTCGACATGGTGCCGTCGAAATCGAGGGCGACGAGCAGGCGCGGGGCATCGGCGAGGCGCGTGATCGCGTCGTCGGGGATCATCGCGTGACCTCGTCGAGGTCGGTGAGGAACGCCCGCGACCACCGC
This genomic interval carries:
- the otsB gene encoding trehalose-phosphatase; the protein is MIPDDAITRLADAPRLLVALDFDGTMSTLIDDPMQARMHPRARVAFDALRQAPGTTVALVSGRSLHDLRVIAEHEDDSDVLLAGSHGAERWTPDGASPEEPTLQERTVRDELRARAESIAASVPGAWIEPKTFGFAVPTRTVAPPLRGDLHARIDDLVATRAPGWRRRTGHDIVEYAFRDIGKDDAVAWLRQATDASAVLFAGDDITDEDALRALGTDDVGVRVGAGETAADVRVDDIPELAEMLVRLAQARGQARE